The Branchiostoma lanceolatum isolate klBraLanc5 chromosome 17, klBraLanc5.hap2, whole genome shotgun sequence genome contains the following window.
tcgttaTAGCTAATAGTatgcataaatattttgaatcttcagAAAAGCCAGTGAGTTGTtagtagtatttttgggcgcggtgcagctgatttgggcgcggtgcagctGATTTGCCGtcaaagccttttttgtattaatCCGCCGCAACGGTGATGCATgttttttcgcctgatgacccaaatagcagcgttttttatgcattttcacTGAATTTGCATCATTGGAGATTgtgaaaaagttatcacatgactttttaatttttttatttttcagagacaGGAAGTATTGCGCTttttcagcatatatgccgttaCCCCAGGAAAAGTCATTTTTGTCATGCAGCTTCGAttgaaaaagtgtaaaaaaaaacttaagacAATTTTCGtatccaaaatttacattttactatggtttccacccaaaataaagggGCAACAGACAATACCGAAAATTAGGAAAGTACAAGCTAACTGCTTTTCGCCGGAATCATTAGATTTTccatcctacttttcttggTGGATTGTAGCCCATCGGCCTGAGGGTGACGGCCTACATATTAAATCGTAAAAGAAACTCCGGTCCAAGACCTTAAATTAACTCAGTTATGATTGTTGTAGTCATCAGGAAATGTCAGAATGTACTGATCAGTTCAAGTATTGTAATTGAATTACTTCTTTGTCCACAGACTCTGCAAAGCAAGTGAGTCAAGCAGTCTACCATCAGTGCAACTTTTACACCATCACAGACAGCAGAAATGTCATAGTTGGGACAGACAATAGCATTCAACCGCAACTACCAGAGGCAACAGGTACAATACCACCAACTTATGTAACCTTATAATAGTTATCAAGTTGAAGAAGGTAACTACACAATGTAAGTCACCTGGGATGTTGACTTGTACTTTTATGTCTGTGCAACAAAGCATTCTATAGctaggctacatgtacatgtagcagtaatTCAGCTACAAATAACCTGTTagatgtcacatatttcagtAAAAGATCTCCAAAGGAAATTTAAGTTGTGTGTGTTAGTATAATGTCAAGAGGGTAGAGCTGTTTTAAGACTTTGGTCATTGTATAATTCCCAGAGGACCGATGACGACTTGGACCAACTGCTATAGTAACTTTAATTTGATTTTCCTTGAAtcaattaaaaaacaaaaacaaattcattACACAGAACGCAAATTTATTCACATGctgaatttttgtgtttttccagGCTTCTCTCCTCCTGAGGGAGCAGATCTGGAGGAATGGTTGGTCGACACGCTTCATCACATACTTAACCCTAAGAATGAACCAAGCTGTAAACCAATGACTTTGAAAGATCTGGGGACAAAATTTGATAAGTTAAACATGAAATTGGGAAAGAAATTTAAGGAGTACAAGTTCGGCAGTATGAAACAATTTATTGAAAACCACAAAAAACAGTTTGAGCTGAGAGAGAAGAAGGGAATGGGTTTGATGGTAGTAGgtaaatttttgaaaaaaaagaagaaaaaaagacaacaggCTGAAATGCTGCGTCAAAAACAGGAGGAAGCTAGCGTAGCTAAAAGGGAAGAAAACCAGAATCTGGAAGTAGAGGCAAAAAGTCCCTCTCCAACCGAAAGGACTAATTCAGTATATGATTCTGAAGATGAACAAAAGCCCAACATACATGAAGATACAGAACAGACTACTGAATCAGGTGTATGCTTACTAACAGATAAAGATGTCAGGGAGACACTGGAAGAGCATCAACCCAGACAAAATGTGGAGGAAAATGTGCAAAGCCACCCAATACCGGTAACAAACCCAGAGAAAAGTAACCaaacatttcctcaaatacctctGAATCAGTTAATTTCTAAACAGGTGGAAATTTGGAGTGTTGATGAGGTGTGTTCTTGGCTACAAACACTTAATCTTAACAAAGGCAAACTTACACCATATATCAAGACATTCCAAGAAGAAGACATAACTGGCAAAGCTCTCCTAAACCTGTCTGACTCTGCTAGAAAAGACCTTGGCATGTCCATTGGTGACTGGACAGAGATTAAGTCTGAAATTGAAAAGCTCAAGAGTCTAACACATAATCAGCTTCAACAACCCGACATCAGTTTCCCTGTTGATCATGTTCCAAAAATTGAAAGTCAAAAAGGTATTGATGGAAGGTTAAAAAAGCACAGGCACATTTCAGCAGAAAGAATTTGGAATGACTTTCTAGACAGCGTTGACGACTTTCAATCATCAAGAGCATACTGTTTAATAGTTGACTACACAACGGACAAAGAGCCAGTTGAGCAACTACGAGTTGACAAAGAACATATCGAAAAGAAACCATCTGGTAACCTTCATGCTCTTGCAAACATCAATTGGACAAAGGTTTTTGATTTTGATCCAAACAGTAGGGATTCCGGAATTCTAACACATTGTGAAGAACCCCTTCGAAATAGGCGTGGACTATACATAACCACATGTCAAGACCATCCTAAAGATCTTTCTGACAAAGCTACAGAGTGGTTCTTTCCAATACCTGATGCAAAAACATCTCTAACAAAATGGACAAATGCTGTGGGAAAGAAGCTAAATGCTCATTGTGAAAAACTTGCAGAGTTTTGTTACAGGAAGAGACCCCTTACAGTAGTTGTGTTGTGGTATGGTAAGGGCAATCTCCTGTCTCATTTGCACCAGTTGCTAGTGAAAATTGGAGAAAATGTCAGCAAATCATTGAGGATTGTGCTTTGCTTGAAAAATTCTGAGGTAAGGAAGAGTGTTACAACATTATGTCATGACTTCGAGATTGAAGACATATTTGAGATTCCACTAGAGTATTTGTGCCTGTGTCTTTCACAACTTGGTAGTTCTAAAACATCCAAATACATACTCCCTCTCTTATCTGACAGAAAAATAATGGAAGTTGAGATAGAACCAAAGGATGCAGCATGGTTGGCAGAAGAGcttgaagttttgtatgttggACAAAATCATAAACCTGATGATCTGGATGGAAATGAACTTGGAAATGAATTCTACCGTGGtgggcaaatttcttggtatGAGTTACAGCTTGGAAACATTGATGTCCAAAGGGACCTTGCGCATAAAATAGAGACACGCCTACATGAACACATTGGCAACCACAAGTCAGCAAAGCTGACTCTCTATCATGCACCAGGTGGAGGGGGATCAACACTGGCCCGGAGAATAATTTGGAACCTTCATCTTAACAAAATagatgcatgtgtttgtgtttttgtcattAATCTTTCCCTTGAAACTTCACAAAAGATTGTCTGGCTACATAAAAAGACACATCTTCCTGTGTTGGTTGTGGATGACTGCAGACTGTGGAAGGCTGAATCCCTGTATATTGAACAactgtttctgttttgtcataGAGCAACTCAGCTTGTGATTTTGGATGTTCAAAGGTTTTCATCTAGGATTGAGACAGACAGTAAGGGAGATTCTTTCTGGCTTAGGGGTGAGGTGAGTGACGATGAGGCCATAAGGCTGAAGAGAGCTTTTGCTCATAATTGCCCAACAAGGGAAAAACAGCTTCAGAAGTTGGTCAAAGATGTCAAAAGTGGCAGGCCACATCATGTGTGTGAGTTTGGACTAGCTGCATATGAATATGACTTTAAGGGAGTCCAGTCATATGTGTCAGGTTACTTGAAGTATGACAGCTCAGGGGacatgttaccatggcaacaggtggTGAGTTTTCTTGCATTGGCATACTACTATGGGCATGCTCAGATTCCAGGACAGTTTTTCGCTCGAATATTGCATATAGATGACAGAGATGTTGTAGATTATGATGACCTACCCTATGaggcaaaaaaagttgtttgCACAGATGAGTTAAACAACTGGCGGATCACGCTACATGTTATAGCCAAAGAAATTCTTGAACAAGTTCTTCGCCCACAACAGCACAGACGAGAACTTGGCATCAGACTAAGCAAAGATGCCCGTAATCATTTGGAGAAACTGGCTTTAAGTTTTGTCAAAGAAGCTGGTGCTCAAAAAAGTAGTGGCGACAGAGTTTCCCATGACATTGTGCAAATTATCAGAGCAACTTTCTTCCAGAGACACAACAATGAAATTCTATTGGCTGGACAGAAGAAACATCTGTCACCAATACTCTTAGACATACCATCAAAGCACCCTTACACAGAGAGATTGAATATCTTGAAGCTTCTGGCTGAAAGCTTTCCCAGAAACCCCCACTGCTTAGCCCACCTGGGTCGCTTCTATGCCTATGAAAGGTCTGAATTTGAATTGGCAAAAGAAAATGTTGAGAAGGCACTTCAAATATGTCAGgaagaattttcaaaacatcatcaCCATAGCACAAATGATGACTTTCGGGGAAGCCAGGATTTCAATGAAATGGACAGCCCATATGATAATAATCTACTACGCATATATAACATGAAAGGGTGTGTCTATCTTGCTGAAATGTCTAAACTTGTTGGTCGCCTTGGTTCAGTTACGACATATGAAAGAAGCATAGACATAGAGGCTATGATAACAGAAGCCTTGTCACTGGCTAGGATAGCCTCTGATGCTTTTGTAAAGTGTAGAGAGTACTATCGAAAAGGGTATGAACAGGAAATTGGATATGTTCCTGACATTCAACTAAGGCTCATACTACTTGAATTTATTCAGAAAAATCACTACGGTGGCTATCGTCAATACATTGGTTCAAAAAATGCAGATATCTTCATTGAGGAAGCACTGGGAACAATAGATACCCTTATCTGTGAGTGTCAAGACAAGGTTCCTACACTAACTAATGCATTCTACAATTGTGTAGACTGGTTCTATGTCCTCTTCAAAGATGCAGCAAGTGCCATCAATGATTGGCATGACATTTCCACTGTAAGAGGACGCAGGGGAAAAATTGCAGCATATAGAATGAAACACTATAAAAAAGATGTGGCTGCAACAAGAAGTGTTCAATATTGGGATGAAGTGAACCAAAAAGCAGATATCGTTGACATCATTGCTCTGCATGAACAAAATGTTGATGAAGTGTTCGAGCATGGTCTTGACTATAGTATTGAGGCGGACATGAAAGACTGGCTTCTAGCTATAAGGCATGAATTGATTGATGAACCGTACTCAGTAGAAGAAGTTTTAAGGCGAGTCAGACAGTGGTATGAGCGTGCAAAGTCATCACATTccatctactacatgtatgtgcttacAACTATTCTTGCTCTTGGGATTGGACCATATTCTGGTTCTCGTGAAAGTTTTGCAGAGGTAAATCGATTAAAGCCACAGCTAAAAAATGCTGCTGCAAGGGTCAGTAGACCAAAGATCTGCAGAGAATGGCTTGGTTCAAGTCAAAAAGGTATCCAGTGTTTAGTTCACTCACATTGCCTTAGTGACTGGGATCACGAAACTCGCTTTTGGAGGTacaaagaaaaatatacacTTCTGACCATGAGAACAGGGACCATTCGAAAAGCAGACAATGAAACAATAGGTACCATTGAGATGGACACAGGGAAAATAAGAGGAATTGATGGTATACTGGTAGTCTTTGTTCCAATTGTGTCTGGATTTTATGGAAGACGTTTTGTGAACACCCGTGTGGAGTTCTTTCTGGGATTCAGTTTTGCTCATGGATGTGAAGCTTTCAATGTGACAGAGTTGAAAAGATACCAGTGCAGCAACTGTGGTAGTAAAGTTGAAATCTCCATGCTAGGGAAACAAGTTGTTTACTGTGAGTGTGGGTACCCAGTGACCAGAAGGAATAAAGCTGCTCTGATGTTAGGATCTACAGAGGAAGATGTGGGCTAACAAATTTGGCATATTGAAATATggtatttttttgtcaaaacagaTATAACTtgtaatacaaaacaaaattgtgAACAAAATAAAAGGGCTGGAAAGAGACAAACATTTCTAAGAACATGTCAACCATCCAAACACATCACCCATTACATGCAAAATCCTCTGATgcataaaaaggaagaaaaaaacaagatcttGCATGGAAGAAttttaaatctacatgtactacgCAATGTTCAAGCATTCCAATGCATTGATTTTCAATACAACACACCACAACAAGGCAAATTGATAACAAATGTTTGCCCAACCTTTTTCACTTTCAAAGTACCTGCAGACTATTGCCCAATGTACATTTATAGTGTCTGGGTTGATGTAACCAGCAATTACAGAAGTGAATATAGTATACAGGCTTACACTGTCATAATTTAACAGTGATTATGTCATTGTTAGGCTGCCAATTCTTTCGGTACCGGtaatctgttgtttttttactaaaTGATAACATTGTAACCTGCTTTATAACCTCGTGCAAACTTAACAACCGAAATAGGGGAAGTGTGCAGTTTCATTAGTCAATTTCTAAAAGTAATTTTGTAGTATTGTATGACACTAGCAATGAACTGAGAAGTAATTGAGTCATGTGAGTGTGAAAATATTCTCTTCTTCTAGGTTTTGTTGCTCACATTCTGTACTATTGGTTTCTCAATTGACTACTCCATGAATATGTTTTTCACATTTAAAAGGCCAGTCTCCAGTCATAGCTATAAATTACACTTTATGTttgtaattacattttgtaccgtCCAATACctcttgtacatgtaagattGATGTCATGGAAAAATAGTACCTGGACTTTGGAAAATGCCAGTAAAATGGTGCAGGTAAAAGTGGAATTCATTGTTCAAATCACCTGTACTTAATTTATTCTGTTCTTATGTTTGAGATTAAACCAAATACTGTATATTGCTGAAATGCCTAGATTATGTCTTTTCATGCAGACAAATGTCTGCTTTGACTGATTACTAGTACCACTTAATTTTCAATAGTTTGAAGATAACTTTGTAAGACTAGTGATATGAGGTAACCTATTTTTTACAGCATTGActaaaataattttttgaaaTCCCATTCAAAAATGGCAGTGGCAACAGAGGCAATTTAGGTTTCTTTAAATATGCAAAGTAACTTTAGATACTAAGATAGGACAGTCcatgacatgtacatcatgGAGTCACAAGTTCCCTCACAGTCACAACTCTATCAAAAGTATTTTCAAAGACCACAACTTCAGGAATACCAAGTACAATAAcaattcctttattttcttaccACGTACTGTCAGCAGGACTTTTTAAGTCAATATGCAAGTCGTGGTAAGAGACAACCTGCCAGGGGCAAATTAGACATCTTTGGATTAGCTTTCTATCAGCAAAAATGCATCATGAATTAGCCCAAACCATTCCCTGCCTTAAATTTAAGTGCTTGATGAAGATTaagatacatcatcatcatcagtcgatgtTCTTACACACCACCAGGGTTAAGATACGAATATGGAAAATATCTAAGATATCTGAAAGGTTTTCAATTATGCCTGCATACCTTTGAAGGTCATTATTTCCCAGATGTTATGTTATTCTCAGGAAGAAATCACACATTTGTGTCGCTTACCAAGATACCTGTTCCTCTTAATTAAAAGCTATCAAAAAATGAATGTGACTTTCATTGCAGCATCACGTAAAGAAAACTGCAATAAGGAAATTTGTATAAAAAGTAATAtgtgaaatgaaaacatttatcTACAAGTACTACTTGTAgtactaaactacgcacaaaaagttcggaaacttaactttggtcgatcatatctccgttgtttcttgatcaatttcaatgatttaaatatcattgaaaagcttttgtaattgtctttcccatgatacttaacttattattgttgtaaattaatacaatgagcaccagacctgcttatgcgagcgagtCTCATAAAAAACgtgcccaaattaccctactaatgtaaaacgctcaattcagtattttgtcttctgctggtagcaagtggcttttgtacgagggtgatgtgaaacttgaaccaacaaaacacattaatatgaaagccaagggtagtcttcatccaaaaaaaaatgcgtaaaggagcctcagttatgatgagggtggcttaatactgactacacagcccggcacatcctcctcatgcttgtgaCCAGTTTTggtacgcggcccctggctattcttccacaaggagtcgtcgcaggtcgaccagtgttgttctgttgatcacaactgcatgcacagctcgcccaagctgatcagtgatcacagagtctgagactgtgttcaattgttgttgagatctgggctacaagagggccattctatcctctgtattcctgcataggtactggaggtggtctgaaatgactctcacagactcataatcatattgcagaGATAAGAATCTTGGatatgtgactggatggagaaaggtgtctctatatcgacacatcgaagttgcttaggatgattagcctgtttttttttccgctGGCAGTTTGCGTTGTACTGCCTCACACTATAACACTGACCCCAACAAatagtcagtctatctgtgtaacagtcagcatagggttctcctcgccgccccaacactttaatttacccatccaacagtcgaaataaaccttctcttatctgtagctgtgaacataacattccaccacacactgttccattcacgatttggacgacaccaccactaatgggtttggcgctgcgctataggtgtttgacactattatggaaatttgggcactttttttctacaacccactcgcgtaagcaggcctggtgctcgctccattagattgcaattataatgagtagggtatcataggaaaggaaattacacaggctttctaACGATATATAacacattgaaattgataaaaaaacaatggaaatatgatcaatcaaagtaaagtttccaaactttttgtgcgtagtttagacAGTAATGGGCTCATGGTGCTCATTTGTTCTCTTGCTAACATAAATTTTCTGGTTGGAAATGGtgaccatgtacatgtgctCATCATAGATAACTGGAAAATAAAAGAGAGATTGTTATTAGTAAACAAAGTGATAGCTAATATAACTCATTACAATAACATCATTAAGATTACAATTCTACACATGCACTTGACTGCAGAAGCagaatgctacatgtacatactgccTGCTGCAGCATGCTGCTATAGATGCGTGCACTGAAGCTCAGACATCTTTGTATTTCATAAATTCATTATTTCAAGAAACTGTTTCATACTGTAGAATGCGAATTATTTTATCATCAACTACCATTAAGGccactttaggccacaccatgtTAATTTGTCGGTTCTTGGAATCGCCAGTTTCTCTTTTTCCAATTTGTAAAAAATTCATCACCTTGTACCTGATAAAATAAAGTCAGGCAGGTTATGTCAAAGTGTCCTCCAATTTGGAATTTCCTCTGTCCAGAAATTGCTAGAGTTTACTAAGTTCCTTATAATCATACCTGATAATCGTTTGAATGGTTCCTGTTTGTCTGTGCCAGTCTGTAGTCTGAGTGCCACGTCCACCATCTTCATAATCACTCCTGCTGCGGCCTCATCATTCTCCAGCTCTCCTGACGACTGGAACAATAATCAGTACAATGTTAGCCTGGTTAGGACAACAAATACTGGAACACAACATTCAGTATTATGTTAGACTGGTTACAGGACAACACACACATGTTAGCCTGTTAATGATACAgaggacaacaaacaaacacacacactgccacaTCATTCTCCAGCTCTGATGACTGAAGCAGTTACAATCTAGTATAATGTTAACCATCATCTTAAGTTTTGTCCAAAAAGGATATCTGAAATTTTGGATTTTTTCGTAAATTAATAAAGAATCAGTAACATTAGAGTCTGGGGAAAAACTGAGCCAAGTTAGTTAGTTACTAGTAGTTCAAGGACTTATGTTAGTCCAAGGaggtatataacctccttggttagtcCAGGTGGTTTCAAGGCAATTTTCAAGAAGATGTCAATTCTGAAAGttgacaaataaaaaaaagtgtaaGATGAGAACTCACAGCCATGACAGCTCCGTCCTCAGTCATGACGAGGTACCCGACCTGGTCCGGCACCCGGTCCAGACTCGCGGTGATAGGACTGGTGGTCTGGAATAAAACAAATATGTTTATTATTTTCGTTTTAATATgattatgaaggttagacaatagacatccaggtaaacaatattaaaagacaattcaatcttaACAACTGGGTAAGatttggagattacttccggacgtttcgagcgactttaatttgtttatttgcttgtttgaaTTGCACTCCTACGTGTAGTTAGTCATCTCATCATGACATttcacacaaaatgtacaagccGCCTATCGGGACTACAAGATTAATTTGACCCAATCACAATAGCATATCATTATGCCTATGTAAAtaagtaactgtaaatgcagaaatgttcgcggtggttttatgttagcggttttcgcggtgaccgtttcaccgcaaacttagaaccaccccaaacatttttgtccaatactgtagcagtatgtgactataacgctgccacaaatttaaaaccaccgcgaacatccAATTTTCGCATTAGcgctaagaccccgttcatactaaatcgcgtaaatcgcgaaatcgcgtaaatcgcgataatgtggcttagtatgaacgctccaaatcgcatttgaaatcgcccgaaatcgctttccgcgaaaccacctccggaggtggtttactcgcgatttgcctgcattgcgacttagtatgaacgctcgaaatcgccttgatgcgcgttgggcgctttactttgcatattgacccggtcatgggtcaaggggtcatctgcaaattcagtctttccgctcattatatgatgttcatctacctccagcttgttggaatattacgccgaatgcggcggaaatatgtcagaatcgggcggcgattttggcgtatggaatgacgaaaacgcatgtactgatggccatcttcggggatgtggggattcagaagaaactcaagggatcccaccgaaaccggagcgtgtacgctgaagtggcgactgcctgagttggccaaatatgcgaaaacatggaagtaatgccgca
Protein-coding sequences here:
- the LOC136422847 gene encoding ragulator complex protein LAMTOR4-like translates to MTTSPITASLDRVPDQVGYLVMTEDGAVMASSGELENDEAAAGVIMKMVDVALRLQTGTDKQEPFKRLSVIYDEHMYMVTISNQKIYVSKRTNEHHEPITV
- the LOC136423676 gene encoding uncharacterized protein — translated: MEVEIEPKDAAWLAEELEVLYVGQNHKPDDLDGNELGNEFYRGGQISWYELQLGNIDVQRDLAHKIETRLHEHIGNHKSAKLTLYHAPGGGGSTLARRIIWNLHLNKIDACVCVFVINLSLETSQKIVWLHKKTHLPVLVVDDCRLWKAESLYIEQLFLFCHRATQLVILDVQRFSSRIETDSKGDSFWLRGEVSDDEAIRLKRAFAHNCPTREKQLQKLVKDVKSGRPHHVCEFGLAAYEYDFKGVQSYVSGYLKYDSSGDMLPWQQVVSFLALAYYYGHAQIPGQFFARILHIDDRDVVDYDDLPYEAKKVVCTDELNNWRITLHVIAKEILEQVLRPQQHRRELGIRLSKDARNHLEKLALSFVKEAGAQKSSGDRVSHDIVQIIRATFFQRHNNEILLAGQKKHLSPILLDIPSKHPYTERLNILKLLAESFPRNPHCLAHLGRFYAYERSEFELAKENVEKALQICQEEFSKHHHHSTNDDFRGSQDFNEMDSPYDNNLLRIYNMKGCVYLAEMSKLVGRLGSVTTYERSIDIEAMITEALSLARIASDAFVKCREYYRKGYEQEIGYVPDIQLRLILLEFIQKNHYGGYRQYIGSKNADIFIEEALGTIDTLICECQDKVPTLTNAFYNCVDWFYVLFKDAASAINDWHDISTVRGRRGKIAAYRMKHYKKDVAATRSVQYWDEVNQKADIVDIIALHEQNVDEVFEHGLDYSIEADMKDWLLAIRHELIDEPYSVEEVLRRVRQWYERAKSSHSIYYMYVLTTILALGIGPYSGSRESFAEVNRLKPQLKNAAARVSRPKICREWLGSSQKGIQCLVHSHCLSDWDHETRFWRYKEKYTLLTMRTGTIRKADNETIGTIEMDTGKIRGIDGILVVFVPIVSGFYGRRFVNTRVEFFLGFSFAHGCEAFNVTELKRYQCSNCGSKVEISMLGKQVVYCECGYPVTRRNKAALMLGSTEEDVG